One part of the Oceanihabitans sp. IOP_32 genome encodes these proteins:
- a CDS encoding Fe(3+) ABC transporter substrate-binding protein — MKKLFLASLVTVLMVSCKKTTNDKQVARPVVQEVNVYTHRHYPADQNLFNTFETQTGIKVNVVNASADELIQKMTQEGNRSPADVLITVDAGRLVRAANSDLLQSINSEILNTTVPSYLRDENNRWFALTKRARIIAYSKDRVKPEQLSTYEDLGANVWNKKILVRSSGNIYNQSLLASIIAHTDEATAKNWAEQVLNNMARAPKGNDRDQVKAVVAGEGDIAIVNTYYIGKLLNSKDPEEIKAGQGVGIFFPNQQGRGTHINISGAGVAKYAPNKANAIKFLEFLVSKEAQKVFANTNYEYPVNPEVPASSLLESWGTFKEDKLNLSALGEHNKKAVILFDQVGWK, encoded by the coding sequence ATGAAAAAACTCTTTTTAGCCAGTTTAGTAACGGTATTAATGGTTTCTTGTAAAAAAACCACTAATGATAAACAGGTGGCCAGACCAGTTGTACAAGAAGTAAACGTGTATACGCACAGGCATTATCCCGCCGATCAAAATTTATTCAACACTTTTGAAACTCAAACTGGGATTAAGGTAAATGTGGTTAACGCTAGTGCCGATGAGCTTATTCAAAAAATGACTCAAGAGGGTAATCGATCTCCTGCTGATGTATTGATTACTGTAGATGCGGGTCGATTAGTGCGTGCTGCAAATAGCGATTTGTTACAATCTATTAATTCTGAAATTCTTAATACAACCGTGCCTTCCTATTTAAGAGATGAGAATAACCGATGGTTTGCCTTGACCAAGCGTGCAAGAATTATTGCCTATTCAAAAGATAGAGTAAAACCCGAGCAACTTTCTACATACGAAGACTTGGGCGCTAATGTTTGGAATAAAAAAATATTAGTACGGTCTTCAGGAAACATATACAATCAATCTTTACTAGCTTCTATTATTGCACATACTGATGAGGCTACGGCTAAGAATTGGGCAGAGCAGGTATTGAATAATATGGCACGTGCACCAAAAGGAAACGACCGCGATCAAGTAAAAGCTGTTGTTGCTGGCGAAGGGGATATCGCTATTGTGAATACCTATTACATTGGTAAACTACTCAACTCCAAAGACCCAGAAGAGATAAAAGCTGGTCAAGGTGTTGGTATCTTTTTCCCAAACCAACAAGGGCGCGGTACGCACATTAATATTAGTGGAGCAGGGGTTGCAAAATATGCTCCAAATAAAGCCAACGCCATTAAGTTTTTAGAGTTTTTAGTTAGTAAAGAAGCACAAAAAGTTTTTGCAAATACTAATTACGAGTATCCTGTAAATCCAGAGGTACCTGCCTCTAGCTTATTAGAGTCTTGGGGCACTTTTAAAGAAGATAAGCTCAACTTGTCTGCCTTGGGAGAACACAATAAAAAAGCGGTAATTCTTTTTGACCAAGTCGGGTGGAAATAA
- a CDS encoding cation:proton antiporter codes for MIELAGIIILGILAQWVAWKLKIPAILPLILIGLFVGPIAAEFFSEDGKKWIEPIWDGEKGLFPGDSLYYFVSLSISIILFEGGLTLKRAEIRNVGPVITKLITLGAAVTFFGGAIAVHYIFNLAWDISFLFSGLIIVTGPTVISPILRNIPLKKDVSAVLKWEGILIDPIGALVAVLVFEFISVGGGGGFTKTALMEFGKILLFGTTFGFTFAHALAFAINKKLIPHYLLNVVSLSTVLLVFVESEVFAHESGLLAVVVMGMVLGNSKLENLKELLHFKESLSVLLISILFILLAANIDIEDLMLLYNWETVILFAVVVFVIRPIGVFLSAAGSNLQLNEKLFISWVGPRGIVAAGIASLFGSKLLKLEVAGAEYITPLVFMIVLGTVLFNATTARLFAKMVGVFLTESESILIVGASKFSRLIGHYLETNGRHVVLIDSNERHIEKAKELGLEAKITNIYSDTLLDNVELNDVGYLMALTGSPDINKYAIDKFGKQFGENGSYRLVSKSEMLDENNNPREGLFSHTDDFNALTELTDRHPSIQEIDLRDNAHYESLIDITNNNKDIIPLFIKDNEGILHIISSYNLEVDTIEKGFQLVYLGKPFDVEQL; via the coding sequence ATGATAGAATTAGCAGGTATTATTATTTTGGGAATACTAGCGCAATGGGTAGCTTGGAAACTTAAAATCCCTGCTATTTTACCATTAATTTTAATAGGTTTGTTTGTTGGACCTATCGCTGCCGAATTTTTTAGCGAAGATGGTAAAAAATGGATAGAACCTATTTGGGACGGCGAAAAAGGGCTTTTTCCAGGCGATAGTTTGTATTATTTCGTATCCCTTTCCATAAGTATTATTTTGTTTGAAGGAGGTCTTACTCTAAAACGCGCAGAAATTAGAAATGTAGGCCCCGTAATTACAAAGTTAATTACCTTAGGTGCTGCTGTTACATTTTTTGGCGGCGCTATTGCTGTGCATTATATCTTTAATTTAGCCTGGGATATTTCGTTTTTGTTTTCTGGATTAATAATTGTTACGGGACCCACCGTAATATCTCCAATTTTGAGGAATATTCCGCTTAAAAAAGATGTTTCGGCAGTTTTAAAATGGGAAGGTATTTTAATTGACCCAATTGGTGCGCTAGTTGCGGTATTGGTATTTGAATTTATAAGCGTAGGTGGTGGGGGTGGTTTTACAAAAACAGCCCTAATGGAGTTTGGAAAAATTTTACTCTTTGGTACTACTTTTGGATTCACGTTTGCCCACGCGCTTGCCTTTGCGATTAACAAAAAATTAATTCCCCATTATTTATTAAATGTGGTCTCTCTCTCCACAGTGTTATTGGTGTTTGTGGAGTCTGAAGTGTTTGCTCACGAATCTGGACTGTTAGCAGTTGTGGTTATGGGTATGGTTTTGGGTAATAGTAAATTAGAAAACCTTAAAGAATTGCTCCATTTTAAAGAATCGTTGAGTGTTTTGTTAATTTCTATTTTGTTTATTTTACTAGCAGCCAATATTGATATTGAAGATTTAATGCTGCTCTATAACTGGGAAACTGTTATCCTTTTTGCGGTGGTTGTTTTTGTTATTAGGCCAATTGGTGTGTTTTTAAGTGCAGCCGGATCTAATTTACAACTCAACGAAAAATTATTTATTAGTTGGGTAGGGCCACGAGGTATTGTGGCTGCTGGAATCGCATCGTTATTTGGCAGTAAATTACTTAAACTAGAGGTTGCAGGTGCCGAGTATATTACGCCTCTAGTGTTTATGATTGTTTTAGGTACTGTGCTGTTTAACGCTACCACAGCTCGACTATTCGCTAAAATGGTGGGTGTGTTTTTAACCGAGTCTGAAAGCATTCTAATTGTTGGTGCTTCTAAATTTTCTAGATTAATAGGCCATTATCTGGAAACAAACGGTAGGCACGTGGTGTTAATTGACAGTAACGAAAGGCATATTGAAAAAGCTAAAGAATTGGGTTTAGAGGCCAAAATCACCAATATCTATTCTGATACTTTATTGGATAATGTAGAGCTAAATGATGTGGGCTATTTAATGGCCTTAACAGGAAGTCCGGATATAAATAAATACGCCATAGATAAGTTTGGAAAACAATTTGGTGAGAATGGGTCATACCGCTTGGTGAGTAAAAGCGAAATGCTAGATGAAAACAACAACCCCAGAGAAGGCTTATTTTCGCATACAGACGATTTTAACGCTTTAACCGAATTAACCGATAGGCACCCCTCAATTCAAGAAATAGACTTACGAGATAATGCGCATTACGAAAGCTTGATAGACATTACTAACAACAACAAAGATATTATACCGCTTTTTATTAAAGATAATGAAGGGATTTTACATATTATTTCTTCTTATAATTTAGAAGTCGATACCATTGAAAAAGGGTTTCAACTGGTGTATTTAGGAAAGCCTTTTGATGTCGAACAGTTGTAG